The genome window AGATACGCTTCATTTTCCATTGGCACTAATACTTCGATTGAGCGGATCGGTGCTTGTTTTAATTGCCGTTCAAAGTAGTCAGTTGAACGCTGAATTTCCAAACTTAACGAATCAATTACGCCTAAAGCCAGCTCTTCCTGAGTGTTATGCTCTATTTGTTCAAGCCCTCTTATCCGACGAAAAAAATACAAACAGCCTTCTTTAACAATCAAAACCAGCATATCTTCACCTGGCTGTTTACATACCAGTAGTTTCGCATCGTTTTGTACCGGCATTAAACTGGCAAAAGCAAACTCTTCTATCGTGATGGTTTTAACATTAAGTTGCTGAGCGTTTAAGTGTTCAACATATTGACTAAGTTCATGCTTATTAGCACAAACAACATTGATCTTTTCAACACCGCCAGCCAAATTAGGGGTATCATAATAATCCACTATCATGTCATCTGGCGCTATGCTGACTAAATCTTTGATTTGCCATTTTACCGCTGCATTGATTTCTTCTGCTGGTACCTGTGGTTTTTCAACTTGTACCGTCTGATTATATTTGGCTGATAACACCAAATGACAATCACCTGATACATTATGTTCTTTCACTAAATGATTAAACACATCATGATATCGACCATCAACCACCAGCTGTTTACCGCAATAGGTGCTTTTTTCTGAAGAGACAATACAAAAGCCAACATCCTGCTGGCGCAGACTCACGCCGATGACATCAGAAGATTCTGTTTTAGAAAATAGTTGACTTATTCGTGTAATAATTGTCATTTATCGATATTATTATTGGACTTTAAAAAAATGTCTTAATTTCATTATCCCTGATTCGAGTATATCCGCAAGTTTTTTAAGGCATTTATCCCGGTAAACAAACTAAAGACCTCAGTGTTATGACTTCTCACTCGCCAATACAAAGAATTGCTCACCCGTTATTCGAGCAATATCAGTTAACAGTCGATATTAAACGCGATGATTTATTACATCCGGTAATTTCAGGCAATAAATGGCGCAAACTCAAATACAATATTAAACATCTGCAACAGCATAACTATCAGGGAATAGTGAGTTTTGGCGGTGGTTATTCTAACCATATTCATGCGCTCGCCTATGCCGGACACTACTATGGCTTTGCCACAGTCGGCGTGATCAGAGGGGAAGCTCATTATGCTAATAATTACAGCCTACAATGTGCGCAAAAATGGGGCATGGAACTAAAATTTATCGACCGTAAAAGTTACCGGCAAAAAACAGAAGCAAGTTTTCTCGAGCAACTACAACAGCAATACCGCAATTATTTTATTGTGCCAGAAGGTGGCAGTAATCAACTGGCGTTACCTGGGGTAGCTGAGGTTTGTCAGGAGCTTAATCAACAAACAAACTATGACACCCTGATCACTCCTGTTGGCAGTGCCGGTACGTTAGCCGGATTAATAACAGGAGATAATAACCAACACCAACTGTTAGGCATTGCGGTACTTAAACAGGGAGAATATCTAGTCGATGATGTAAAACAATTAATTCCAAACACTGGCACTGATAATAATTGGCAGATATTAACGCAATACCATTGCGGTGGCTATGCCAAGTTCTCCCAACAAGATTTAGCGGAACTCAAGGCTTTTAGCCATATCACTGGTGTGCCTTTTGAACCTATCTATTCTGGCAAAATGATTTTAGCCTTGCTCGATTTAATTAAGAACAACACCTTTGCACCCGGGCATCATATCGTACTACTCCATACTGGCGGGTTACAGGGGCTCGCGGGACTCGCAGAACAAAACAAGCTTAAAGCAGATGAATGGCCTTTGCCACCTGGGCTACAGGTTCTGTAAAGAAATGTCCTTGCCCGCCACTGACTCCTAACTTCAGGAGCATCTGCCACTCTTCATTGTTTTCTACTCCTAATGCATAGACTTCAACCTGGTTTGTCGCACAGATGGTTTGCAAACTCTGGACAAAAATTTGATTTTCCGGCTTACGGTGAATATTCATTACAATGCTGCGGTGTAGTTTCATAAAATCAATCGGAAAAAATTTTAAATAATGAGCATTTTCAACATATTGACCAACTTTATCGACTAATAGTTTAACCCCTAACTGATGCAAAGATTCAAACACCGGCTTAAGTTCTTGTAAATGATTAGCAATATGATATTCACTGATCTCAACAATTAATCTTGACGCCAGTGCTTGATGTGGCTGAAGTATACTGACCAATTGCTCTTTAAAATCTTGCGCCAATAACGATTCAATCGAGAAATTGAGACTGCAATGGTCTTGCTGCTCTTTATCATATAACAAGATCCGACACACTTGTTCTAACACTAGCAAGTCGATGGTTTTGACTAAGCCACATTGCTTTGCCATAGGTAAAAATACCCGAGCACTGATCAAACTGCCATCAACATCCCTGACTTTTGACAGCACCTCATGATGCAGTATCCGGACACCATCTTTAGCGATAACCGGCTGAAAAAAAACCACAAATGCATTATTACTAATCGCTTTAGTTAAAAAGGTTCGCCATTGCAATGAGCCTTTTGCCCGAACATTTTCTACCTCTCCCGGATCATACATAAACCACTGTGACGGACCATGAAGTTGGGCGCTGCGTAGCGCCATATCCGCTTCAGATTTAACTTGATAGGAGTTTTCTGCATGGGAAAAATAACTCACACCAATATGAATAAACTCATCATGGTTCACCCCTATCGGCAATGATAATGTCGACAGACTAGTTAATAGCTTATCTGCCAGTTTTTCTGACTCTATGATAAAAATACCGGGAATAATAACTGCCAGCTCATATTCACTACGTCTAGCAAGGTAATAATTACAGACGCCTAATAAACGTTGTTTCACAGTATTGACGGCAATATCTAATAAAATATTAACCTGTTTTTCACCATACAAGCTATGGATCACATCAAAGCCGTTAAACTGGATAAAATACACAGCTCCTTGGACATCTTCTTCTTTAAGTAAGGCTTCTAAGCGATTATTAAAAAACTCACGGTTACCAATCCCTGTTTGCTTATCTAGCAGTAAATTAGCTCTTAAACGGGCATCAAATTGACTATCAGCGTAGCTCGCCTGCTCTAGCTGCTGTAATAATTTATCAACTGTTTGATTTAGCAGGTTGTTTGTCAGCGTTAGCTTTTGATATTGGCCACTAACTGTCGATTGCTCCGCCCAGAATTCCAAATACGAGATTTCCCGCAAAGTATGATTAGCGCAAGCTTTAAAATGTCGAGCAAACAGCCACACTGAAAGTGCAGCGAACGACCAAACAACTAATATCAAAAAGGCATAAAATAGGGACTGTGTATTGATAACAAGAAATGGCAACAGCCAGGAAATCAAACTGGCACAAGCTATTATCAATAGTGTTTTAC of Thalassotalea insulae contains these proteins:
- a CDS encoding 1-aminocyclopropane-1-carboxylate deaminase/D-cysteine desulfhydrase, whose protein sequence is MTSHSPIQRIAHPLFEQYQLTVDIKRDDLLHPVISGNKWRKLKYNIKHLQQHNYQGIVSFGGGYSNHIHALAYAGHYYGFATVGVIRGEAHYANNYSLQCAQKWGMELKFIDRKSYRQKTEASFLEQLQQQYRNYFIVPEGGSNQLALPGVAEVCQELNQQTNYDTLITPVGSAGTLAGLITGDNNQHQLLGIAVLKQGEYLVDDVKQLIPNTGTDNNWQILTQYHCGGYAKFSQQDLAELKAFSHITGVPFEPIYSGKMILALLDLIKNNTFAPGHHIVLLHTGGLQGLAGLAEQNKLKADEWPLPPGLQVL
- a CDS encoding EAL domain-containing protein codes for the protein MASSAAQIEKHLFILVCKTLLIIACASLISWLLPFLVINTQSLFYAFLILVVWSFAALSVWLFARHFKACANHTLREISYLEFWAEQSTVSGQYQKLTLTNNLLNQTVDKLLQQLEQASYADSQFDARLRANLLLDKQTGIGNREFFNNRLEALLKEEDVQGAVYFIQFNGFDVIHSLYGEKQVNILLDIAVNTVKQRLLGVCNYYLARRSEYELAVIIPGIFIIESEKLADKLLTSLSTLSLPIGVNHDEFIHIGVSYFSHAENSYQVKSEADMALRSAQLHGPSQWFMYDPGEVENVRAKGSLQWRTFLTKAISNNAFVVFFQPVIAKDGVRILHHEVLSKVRDVDGSLISARVFLPMAKQCGLVKTIDLLVLEQVCRILLYDKEQQDHCSLNFSIESLLAQDFKEQLVSILQPHQALASRLIVEISEYHIANHLQELKPVFESLHQLGVKLLVDKVGQYVENAHYLKFFPIDFMKLHRSIVMNIHRKPENQIFVQSLQTICATNQVEVYALGVENNEEWQMLLKLGVSGGQGHFFTEPVAQVAKAIHLL